In the Topomyia yanbarensis strain Yona2022 chromosome 3, ASM3024719v1, whole genome shotgun sequence genome, one interval contains:
- the LOC131690212 gene encoding insulin-like growth factor-binding protein complex acid labile subunit codes for MKLLVVSALLALVPAIWGVSYCPSSCTCDDEKLHVTCGEGELDVLPIALNPSIRRLVIKFHRIRSIDSSIQFYTELTMLDLSYNHLLSIPQQIFMYQKKLLQLHLNNNKIGALNNKTFTGLTELRVLNLRGNFIDQVTSEMFSTLPKLEELNLGGNRIGSLDATAFEGLSELRILYLDDNAIKTIPTLSLAPLKTLAELYMGTNSLYKIQPGAFEGLHALKRLDIHGSMLVNITVDTFRGLENIRSLDLSDNHLLKVPTVQLSGLKRLEELAIGQNDFESVPEGAFFGLTNLKSIDISGALNLKRIQSGAFSSNPNLETVIIASNKELHEIDEGAFSGLPHIRKAILRDNKITTFREELLPWTHLVDFDLSENPLTCDCQMLWLRNLLHRKNIETEDSQIVCVYPERLHDEPLREISPEILGCQHLQSKERAIFGAIIVASAATVTTFVLIVYRLRHRILDIFRRHWRTTKRDTLQEEKDMEIQKSLGGEVDFHQPHCNIYTYNYHPVFRNHQQHSASLYGGQYTLPFPPYQPHGRFQLQQQPLPQTPGPVSTTLDHPATGASSLGAAQPQSSTIYSPQYAHHIYEVPKDASDT; via the coding sequence atgaaactacTAGTGGTGAGTGCACTGCTGGCCCTAGTGCCGGCAATTTGGGGCGTTTCGTACTGCCCTAGCAGCTGCACGTGCGATGACGAGAAGCTGCATGTCACCTGCGGTGAGGGCGAACTGGACGTCCTGCCGATTGCGTTGAACCCATCAATTCGCCGGCTGGTCATTAAATTTCACCGGATTCGCTCCATTGATTCGTCCATTCAGTTTTACACCGAGCTGACCATGCTGGACCTGAGCTATAATCACTTGTTGAGCATCCCGCAGCAGATCTTTATGTATCAGAAAAAGTTGCTCCAGCTGCATCTGAACAATAACAAGATTGGAGCGTTGAACAACAAAACTTTCACCGGGTTGACCGAGCTACGAGTGCTGAATCTACGGGGGAACTTTATCGATCAGGTCACCAGTGAAATGTTCAGTACATTGCCAAAGCTAGAAGAATTGAATCTCGGGGGTAATAGAATTGGTTCGTTGGATGCTACGGCGTTTGAAGGGCTGTCCGAGCTGCGGATTCTGTATCTGGATGATAACGCTATCAAAACGATTCCAACTCTTTCGCTTGCTCCGCTGAAGACGCTTGCCGAGTTGTACATGGGAACTAACTCTTTGTACAAGATTCAGCCCGGTGCCTTCGAAGGACTACATGCCCTGAAGCGATTGGACATTCATGGTTCAATGTTGGTCAATATCACCGTTGACACGTTCCGGGGTTTGGAGAATATCCGATCGTTGGATTTATCCGATAACCATTTGCTGAAGGTACCGACTGTGCAGTTGAGTGGACTCAAACGTTTGGAGGAGCTGGCCATAGGCCAGAATGATTTCGAATCTGTTCCCGAGGGAGCATTTTTCGGATTAACCAATTTGAAAAGCATCGACATCTCCGGAGCTCTGAATCTAAAACGCATCCAGTCGGGAGCATTTTCTTCCAATCCAAACCTGGAAACGGTGATTATCGCTTCGAACAAGGAACTGCACGAAATTGACGAAGGAGCCTTCTCGGGGTTGCCACATAtcagaaaagctattttacgaGACAACAAAATCACAACCTTCAGAGAAGAATTGCTCCCGTGGACACACTTGGTCGATTTCGATCTGTCGGAAAATCCGCTAACCTGCGACTGCCAGATGCTGTGGTTGCGGAATCTCCTGCACAGGAAAAACATCGAAACCGAAGACTCTCAGATTGTTTGCGTTTATCCCGAGCGGCTACACGATGAGCCACTGCGTGAGATATCCCCGGAAATATTGGGCTGCCAGCATCTACAATCCAAGGAACGAGCAATATTCGGAGCGATCATAGTAGCCTCAGCTGCCACGGTAACTACCTTCGTACTGATTGTGTACCGTTTGCGGCATCGCATTCTGGACATTTTCCGGCGCCACTGGCGCACTACCAAGCGGGACACCCTGCAGGAGGAGAAAGACATGGAAATTCAAAAGTCCCTTGGTGGCGAAGTCGATTTTCATCAGCCTCACTGCAACATCTACACATACAACTACCATCCGGTTTTCAGGAACCACCAGCAGCATTCGGCGTCTCTGTACGGCGGTCAGTATACGCTGCCGTTTCCGCCCTACCAACCCCATGGAAGGTTCCAGCTGCAGCAGCAGCCCCTTCCACAAACTCCGGGTCCGGTGTCTACGACGTTGGATCATCCGGCGACGGGCGCCAGTTCGCTGGGTGCTGCTCAACCACAGAGCTCAACCATCTACTCGCCCCAGTACGCTCATCACATATACGAAGTTCCGAAGGACGCCTCGGACACTTAG